Proteins co-encoded in one Christiangramia fulva genomic window:
- a CDS encoding Nif3-like dinuclear metal center hexameric protein, with protein MIIQEVINIIEEFAPTRYAEDFDNVGLLVGDAGNEVTGALITLDTLEATVEEAIAKNCNFIISFHPIIFSGLKKLTGKNYVERTVLKAIKNDISIYAIHTALDNNYKGVNDMIAEKLGLVNRKILIPRKDSIKKLVTFVPRANADEVREALFKAGAGSIGNYDNCSFNVEGKGSFRGNEDSNPVIGEKGKVHFEEEVQLGVTFPVHKQAKILKSLFHSHPYEEVAYEIYALENENQHLGMGMIGELETERNPEDFLKEVKKTFHCGIIRHSELVKSSIKKVAVLGGSGAFAISNAISADADVFLTADLKYHDFYKAGKNIVLADIGHYESEQFTKNLLYSFLSKKISSFALILADTNTNPIHYL; from the coding sequence ATGATCATACAGGAAGTAATTAATATTATAGAAGAATTTGCTCCCACTCGATATGCTGAAGATTTTGACAATGTAGGGCTTTTGGTAGGTGATGCGGGCAATGAAGTTACCGGGGCACTAATTACACTGGACACGCTCGAGGCAACAGTTGAAGAAGCTATTGCTAAGAACTGCAATTTTATTATCAGTTTTCATCCTATTATTTTTTCCGGATTAAAAAAGCTCACCGGCAAAAATTATGTGGAAAGAACAGTTTTGAAAGCTATAAAAAATGATATTTCCATTTATGCGATCCATACCGCTCTGGATAATAATTACAAAGGTGTGAATGATATGATCGCAGAAAAACTGGGTTTGGTCAATCGGAAAATCCTGATTCCGAGGAAAGATTCGATAAAAAAGCTCGTGACCTTTGTGCCCCGTGCAAATGCCGATGAAGTGAGGGAAGCCTTATTTAAAGCCGGTGCCGGAAGTATTGGAAATTATGATAACTGTAGTTTTAATGTGGAAGGTAAAGGAAGTTTTAGAGGGAATGAAGATTCTAATCCGGTAATTGGCGAAAAGGGAAAAGTTCATTTTGAAGAAGAAGTCCAGCTGGGAGTAACTTTTCCCGTTCATAAACAGGCAAAAATCCTGAAAAGTCTTTTTCATAGCCATCCTTATGAAGAAGTTGCTTATGAGATCTATGCACTGGAAAATGAAAATCAGCATTTGGGAATGGGAATGATCGGGGAGCTTGAAACCGAGCGAAATCCTGAAGATTTTCTGAAAGAAGTCAAAAAAACTTTTCATTGTGGAATAATCAGGCACTCAGAACTGGTAAAAAGCAGCATTAAAAAAGTAGCCGTACTTGGCGGAAGCGGTGCTTTTGCCATTTCAAATGCAATTTCTGCCGACGCTGATGTGTTTTTAACCGCCGATTTGAAATATCATGACTTCTACAAAGCCGGGAAAAATATAGTACTGGCCGATATTGGTCATTATGAAAGTGAACAGTTTACAAAAAATTTACTATATTCTTTTCTTAGCAAAAAAATTAGTAGTTTTGCACTTATTTTAGCAGATACAAATACGAATCCAATACATTATTTATAA
- a CDS encoding zinc ribbon domain-containing protein: MAKKNDVTVEEKLRALYDLQLVDSRIDEIRNVRGELPLEVEDLEDEVAGLNRRLEKLDADIEVIENDIKNKKNQIDESKSTIKKYSEQQKNVRNNREFNALSKEIEFQELEIELSEKHIKEYKAKIEQKKEVITSTKEKLAQREEHLKHKKSELDEILKETEKEEQALIDKSAEYEKNIEDRLVKAYKKIRTNVKNGLAVVPVERGASGGSFFTIPPQVIMEIAGRKKIITDEHSGRILVDEELAKEEQEKMEGMFKKF; this comes from the coding sequence ATGGCGAAAAAAAACGATGTTACTGTAGAAGAGAAGTTAAGGGCACTGTACGATCTTCAGTTGGTAGATTCGCGAATTGATGAAATTCGCAATGTACGTGGTGAACTTCCTCTGGAAGTCGAAGATCTTGAAGATGAAGTAGCAGGTTTGAACAGACGCTTGGAAAAACTGGATGCTGATATTGAAGTTATTGAAAACGACATCAAGAACAAGAAAAATCAGATAGACGAGTCTAAGAGCACTATTAAAAAATATTCTGAACAGCAAAAGAACGTTCGTAACAACCGCGAATTTAATGCGCTGAGCAAGGAAATTGAGTTTCAGGAGCTGGAAATAGAACTTTCTGAAAAGCATATTAAAGAATATAAAGCGAAAATAGAACAGAAAAAAGAAGTCATTACCAGCACCAAGGAAAAACTGGCTCAACGCGAAGAACATCTGAAGCATAAAAAAAGTGAGCTGGATGAGATCCTGAAAGAAACCGAAAAGGAAGAGCAGGCACTTATTGACAAATCTGCAGAATACGAAAAGAACATTGAGGATCGCCTGGTAAAAGCTTATAAGAAAATCCGCACCAATGTAAAAAATGGTCTTGCGGTAGTACCGGTTGAACGTGGCGCTTCAGGAGGATCTTTTTTCACAATACCCCCACAGGTAATCATGGAAATCGCGGGTCGCAAAAAGATCATCACCGATGAACACAGCGGTCGTATCCTGGTAGACGAAGAACTTGCCAAGGAAGAACAGGAAAAAATGGAAGGAATGTTCAAAAAGTTCTAA
- the msrA gene encoding peptide-methionine (S)-S-oxide reductase MsrA, which yields MKFLLINFLSLLLLGCNNSAGNSPTPEALVNAEPVEVPAQNGLEHAYFSSGCFWCVEAIYESVKGVKEAISGYAGGEMKNPTYENSDGHAETVEVIYDPDEVSFKTLVQVYFGSQDPTQVNGQGPDIGKHYRSIIFYQNEKQKQIIEEVKAEVAKKYDKPIAAEILPFQKFWKAEDYHQNYEKNHPENPYIQNVSIPRINRFKEKFPDLLKEKAH from the coding sequence ATGAAATTTTTACTGATCAATTTTTTAAGCCTGTTATTATTGGGCTGTAACAATTCTGCCGGAAATTCTCCTACCCCAGAAGCGCTCGTAAATGCCGAACCGGTCGAAGTTCCTGCTCAAAACGGTCTCGAACACGCCTATTTTTCTAGCGGTTGTTTCTGGTGCGTGGAGGCGATCTATGAAAGCGTAAAAGGCGTAAAAGAAGCTATTTCCGGCTATGCGGGTGGAGAAATGAAGAATCCCACTTATGAGAACAGCGATGGCCATGCAGAGACGGTGGAGGTGATCTATGATCCTGACGAAGTAAGTTTCAAGACTCTGGTCCAGGTTTATTTCGGTTCGCAAGATCCAACGCAGGTAAATGGGCAGGGACCCGATATTGGGAAACATTACCGGTCGATCATTTTTTATCAGAACGAGAAGCAAAAACAAATCATTGAAGAAGTAAAGGCTGAAGTTGCCAAAAAATACGATAAACCTATTGCAGCTGAAATTCTGCCGTTTCAGAAATTCTGGAAGGCTGAAGACTATCATCAGAATTACGAAAAAAATCATCCCGAAAATCCTTATATCCAGAATGTATCTATACCGCGGATCAACAGGTTCAAGGAAAAATTTCCGGATTTGCTAAAGGAAAAAGCCCATTAA
- a CDS encoding FAD-dependent oxidoreductase, whose protein sequence is MQSKKKVAIVGSGLVGSLLAIYLRRKGHSVSVFDRRPDVRKVEFSGRSINLAMSNRGWKALREVGVEDEIRKLALPLEQRAMHVKDKPVYYQKYGAEGEAIYSISRGILNRKMIDLAEEAGAEFRFEEKVWDVDMPKAYLYTGATEKSKWKEYKFDLVFGADGAFSRVRHKMQRQSRFNYSQHFIDVGYKELSISANPDGSHKLNNASFHIWPRGNFMLIAMPNLDGSFTCTLFLPFEGDISFESIQTEKDADLFFETHFPDIKDEISNLKKDFFKNPTSAMVTIKCFPWSYFDKITLVGDSAHAIVPFYGQGMNAGFEDIWVLNQKMEKYGDDWQQIFEEYQTERKPNGDAIAELSYRNFVEMSSKTADPMFLLRKKIEKKFADAHPHSWTPLYSRVTFSDKSYSEALKIGDRQRDIMDEVMKMPDIMNKWDSEEVEQKILNYLNT, encoded by the coding sequence ATGCAAAGCAAAAAAAAAGTGGCGATAGTAGGCTCCGGACTCGTGGGCTCACTTCTTGCAATCTATCTTCGGCGAAAAGGCCATTCCGTTAGCGTTTTTGATCGCCGTCCCGATGTAAGAAAGGTTGAATTTTCCGGAAGGTCCATCAATCTTGCGATGTCTAATCGCGGTTGGAAAGCTTTACGGGAAGTAGGGGTGGAAGATGAAATACGAAAGTTGGCCCTGCCGCTGGAACAACGTGCGATGCATGTGAAGGATAAGCCGGTATATTACCAGAAATACGGAGCCGAAGGAGAAGCTATTTATTCAATTTCCAGGGGAATTCTTAACAGAAAAATGATCGATCTGGCTGAAGAAGCTGGAGCCGAATTCCGCTTTGAAGAAAAGGTCTGGGATGTGGATATGCCAAAAGCCTATCTTTATACCGGTGCAACCGAAAAAAGTAAATGGAAAGAATATAAATTCGATCTTGTTTTTGGTGCCGACGGCGCTTTTTCCCGGGTAAGGCATAAAATGCAGCGACAAAGCCGATTTAATTATTCCCAGCATTTCATAGATGTTGGCTACAAAGAACTTAGCATTTCTGCCAATCCTGATGGCAGCCATAAACTCAATAATGCTTCTTTTCACATCTGGCCGCGTGGAAACTTCATGCTTATTGCAATGCCCAATCTGGATGGCAGTTTCACCTGTACCCTATTTTTGCCTTTTGAAGGCGACATTTCTTTTGAAAGCATTCAAACCGAAAAGGATGCCGATCTTTTCTTTGAAACCCATTTTCCCGATATAAAGGATGAAATCTCCAATTTGAAGAAAGATTTTTTTAAAAATCCTACCAGTGCCATGGTTACCATCAAATGTTTTCCCTGGTCTTATTTCGATAAAATCACCCTTGTAGGCGACTCGGCACACGCCATAGTTCCTTTTTACGGTCAGGGAATGAACGCCGGTTTTGAAGATATCTGGGTCTTGAACCAGAAAATGGAAAAATATGGCGATGACTGGCAGCAAATTTTTGAGGAATATCAAACTGAACGCAAACCTAATGGGGATGCCATCGCAGAGCTCAGCTACCGGAATTTTGTAGAGATGAGTAGCAAAACGGCCGATCCCATGTTTCTTCTTCGGAAAAAGATTGAAAAGAAATTTGCCGATGCGCATCCCCATTCGTGGACGCCACTTTATTCCAGGGTTACATTTTCAGATAAATCTTATTCTGAAGCCCTTAAAATCGGTGATCGCCAGCGCGATATTATGGATGAGGTTATGAAAATGCCGGATATTATGAACAAATGGGATTCAGAAGAAGTGGAGCAGAAAATTCTCAATTATCTCAATACTTAA
- a CDS encoding alkene reductase yields the protein MQATNQPLLQPFRMGDLNLRNRVVMAPLTRSRADNKRRVPTDLHVEYYKQRAGAGLIISEGAQVSERGIGYINTPGIHNEEQAEAWKKVTDAVHEEGGRMFVQLWHCGRISHPKFHDGEKPLAPSAINPNTQVFTDEGLQPTAEPKEMSIQEIQQTIMEFRNAAVMAKKANFDGIELHAANGYLFHQFFNKNANLRTDDYGGNIPNRARFFFDVLEICTEVWAENRIGCHFNPSFTDKAGITATDETIATFDYIIDKLNAYNLAYVHVSEPFTDVSDIPYLEKEVAKHYRPIYKGTLMANKDFDRESGNKIIEEGIADLVSFGKLFISNPDLPERFRNKWPTAEWDQDTFYTSGPKGYTDYPPYKKEEVS from the coding sequence ATGCAAGCTACTAACCAACCTTTATTACAGCCTTTCAGAATGGGAGACCTTAACCTCAGGAATCGTGTGGTAATGGCTCCTTTAACCCGGAGCCGTGCCGATAATAAACGCCGTGTACCCACAGATCTCCATGTTGAATATTACAAACAAAGAGCTGGCGCCGGATTAATAATTTCAGAAGGTGCTCAGGTTTCAGAAAGAGGGATTGGGTATATCAATACCCCCGGAATTCATAACGAGGAACAGGCAGAAGCCTGGAAAAAGGTCACCGATGCCGTACATGAAGAAGGTGGAAGGATGTTTGTGCAGCTTTGGCATTGTGGCCGGATATCCCATCCAAAATTCCATGATGGTGAAAAACCTTTGGCCCCCAGCGCAATCAATCCCAATACCCAGGTGTTTACAGACGAAGGACTACAGCCTACCGCCGAACCTAAGGAAATGAGCATTCAGGAAATCCAGCAGACTATCATGGAATTTCGAAATGCAGCAGTGATGGCCAAAAAAGCCAATTTTGATGGTATTGAACTACATGCTGCCAATGGCTATCTTTTCCATCAGTTCTTCAATAAAAATGCGAATCTTCGCACCGATGATTACGGCGGAAATATTCCGAACAGGGCAAGGTTTTTCTTTGATGTGCTGGAAATTTGCACAGAAGTCTGGGCGGAAAACCGAATTGGTTGTCATTTTAATCCTTCCTTTACCGATAAAGCGGGAATTACAGCAACCGATGAAACCATCGCTACCTTTGACTATATAATCGATAAGTTAAATGCTTATAATTTGGCATATGTGCATGTATCGGAACCATTTACCGATGTTAGCGATATTCCTTATCTTGAAAAAGAAGTTGCAAAACATTACCGGCCTATTTACAAGGGTACTTTAATGGCCAATAAGGATTTTGACCGGGAATCGGGCAATAAGATCATTGAAGAAGGGATTGCCGATCTTGTTTCTTTCGGAAAATTATTTATTTCAAATCCCGATCTACCGGAACGCTTTAGGAATAAATGGCCTACTGCGGAATGGGACCAGGATACTTTTTACACTTCCGGACCCAAAGGATATACCGATTATCCTCCCTATAAAAAGGAAGAAGTTTCGTAG
- a CDS encoding flavin reductase family protein, translating to MKHVDAQEIERMEKVFRLNLINSCTGYKSANLIATKSKSGNPNVAVFSSVTHMGSHPAMLGFVMRPTKVPRNTYKNIKETSYFTVNHIHEKMIAQAHQTAAKYEENISEFHQTGLEEEYLDGFHAPFVKQSEIKLGCRFLNEYEIKENDTLLIVAAIEHIYFDEGIQMPDGWLRLDDAGTVAIDGLDGYSLPTLLDRFHYARPGKELKSFFSTETNQ from the coding sequence ATGAAACATGTAGATGCACAGGAAATAGAGCGTATGGAAAAAGTTTTCCGCCTCAATTTAATCAACAGTTGCACAGGATATAAGTCGGCGAACCTGATAGCCACAAAATCGAAGAGCGGTAATCCCAATGTGGCGGTTTTCAGCTCGGTAACTCACATGGGGAGTCATCCCGCCATGCTGGGTTTTGTCATGCGTCCCACAAAAGTTCCGCGTAATACCTATAAAAATATTAAGGAAACCTCTTATTTCACAGTTAATCATATTCATGAAAAAATGATCGCCCAGGCTCACCAGACCGCTGCGAAATACGAAGAAAATATTTCAGAATTTCATCAAACAGGTCTGGAGGAAGAATATCTTGATGGTTTTCATGCTCCTTTTGTAAAGCAATCTGAAATTAAATTGGGCTGCCGATTTTTAAATGAATATGAAATAAAGGAAAATGACACTCTCCTTATTGTAGCTGCGATTGAGCATATTTACTTTGATGAAGGCATACAGATGCCGGATGGATGGCTAAGACTTGACGATGCGGGAACTGTAGCCATTGATGGTTTAGACGGATATTCCCTTCCCACCCTGCTGGACCGTTTTCATTACGCGCGCCCAGGTAAAGAACTCAAGTCGTTTTTTAGTACTGAAACCAATCAATAA
- a CDS encoding lmo0937 family membrane protein produces MRDLIWLIIVLLIIGWLIGYFAFPDLGSIIHILIVLAVILILYKLLTGRRL; encoded by the coding sequence ATGAGAGATTTAATTTGGCTTATCATTGTCCTGTTGATCATAGGATGGCTAATAGGATATTTTGCGTTTCCTGACCTGGGAAGCATAATACATATTCTTATTGTATTGGCCGTGATCTTAATTTTATACAAATTACTCACGGGAAGAAGATTATAA
- the kynU gene encoding kynureninase, whose amino-acid sequence MKFENSREFAQKLDSEDALAPYREQFIFPKVRGKKVIYFVGNSLGLQPKSAKKYVDEIMNDWAELGVEGHFHAEKPWWDYHERFAPKLAKIVGANPEEVTVMNTLTVNLHLLMVSFYRPSGKRFKIICEEKAFPSDQYMLASQVRFHGYDPDEAIVEIKKREGENNFRTEDILAKIDEVGEKCALVLIGGVNYYTGQVFNMQKITRAGHEVGAFVGWDLAHAAGNIELKLSDWNVDFAAWCSYKYMNSGPGNASGVFINKKYHNRKDIPRFEGWWGHNKARRFLMEPEFQPEPDANAWQISNAPVLALGPYLASLEMFDEVGMPALIEKRNKIVAYLEYILHEIDKEVESTFEIITPENPKERGTQLSVFLHGEGKEIFRYLMDHGVITDWREPNVIRLAPAAFYCSFEDMYEFGQILKNGILSKPK is encoded by the coding sequence ATGAAGTTTGAAAATTCAAGAGAGTTTGCTCAGAAATTAGATAGTGAAGACGCATTGGCACCTTACCGGGAGCAATTTATTTTTCCAAAAGTCAGAGGAAAAAAGGTGATCTATTTTGTAGGAAACTCGCTCGGACTTCAACCTAAATCGGCAAAAAAATATGTCGATGAAATAATGAATGATTGGGCAGAACTGGGCGTAGAAGGGCATTTTCATGCCGAAAAACCATGGTGGGATTATCATGAACGATTTGCTCCAAAATTGGCAAAAATTGTAGGTGCAAATCCTGAAGAAGTAACGGTAATGAACACCCTTACGGTGAATCTTCATTTGCTGATGGTCTCCTTTTATCGCCCTTCCGGTAAGCGATTTAAAATCATTTGTGAAGAAAAGGCCTTTCCCAGCGATCAGTACATGCTGGCCAGCCAGGTGAGATTCCATGGATATGATCCCGATGAAGCCATTGTTGAAATTAAAAAGAGGGAGGGTGAAAATAATTTCAGGACAGAGGATATTCTCGCGAAGATCGATGAAGTAGGAGAGAAGTGCGCACTGGTGTTAATTGGAGGTGTGAATTATTATACCGGCCAGGTTTTTAACATGCAAAAGATTACCCGGGCCGGACATGAAGTTGGAGCTTTTGTGGGATGGGATCTCGCTCATGCCGCCGGAAATATTGAGTTGAAATTAAGCGATTGGAACGTTGATTTTGCGGCCTGGTGCAGCTATAAATACATGAATTCCGGCCCCGGGAATGCTTCGGGAGTTTTTATCAATAAAAAGTATCATAATAGAAAGGATATTCCGCGTTTTGAAGGCTGGTGGGGCCATAATAAAGCAAGACGATTCCTGATGGAACCTGAATTTCAGCCAGAACCAGATGCCAATGCCTGGCAGATCAGTAATGCTCCTGTGCTCGCCTTAGGTCCCTATCTGGCATCTTTAGAAATGTTTGATGAAGTGGGAATGCCGGCCCTAATTGAAAAGAGAAATAAAATTGTGGCTTACCTCGAGTACATTCTGCACGAAATCGATAAGGAAGTGGAGAGTACTTTTGAAATTATTACACCTGAAAATCCTAAAGAGCGAGGTACCCAACTTTCTGTGTTTTTACATGGCGAGGGGAAGGAAATTTTTCGCTACCTTATGGATCACGGAGTGATTACAGACTGGCGGGAACCAAACGTCATTCGTCTTGCCCCCGCAGCATTCTACTGTTCTTTTGAAGATATGTATGAGTTTGGCCAAATTCTTAAAAACGGAATTTTGTCTAAACCAAAATAA
- a CDS encoding O-methyltransferase, translated as MNFLPEKIDEYIEKYSEKEPELLAALNRETNQKILQPRMLSGHYQGRVLSLLSKLKAPKSILEIGTYTGYSALCLAEGLQEGGILHTIDINEELYDFQKKYFKKSKFGEQIKQHIGDATSIIPQLEGKFDLVFIDADKPNYPKYFDLIIGKMNPGGLILSDNVLWSGKVVEKVEAEDESTQAILKYNKLLADDTRLETVIFPIRDGLSLSRFKG; from the coding sequence ATGAATTTCTTACCTGAAAAGATCGATGAATATATCGAAAAATATTCTGAAAAAGAGCCAGAACTGCTTGCCGCCCTTAACCGGGAAACAAATCAGAAGATTCTTCAGCCAAGGATGCTCAGCGGCCACTATCAGGGTAGAGTGTTAAGTCTATTATCAAAATTAAAGGCACCTAAAAGCATCCTCGAAATCGGCACTTACACCGGTTATTCAGCGCTTTGTCTCGCCGAAGGACTTCAGGAGGGCGGGATTCTTCATACCATTGATATCAATGAAGAGCTGTATGATTTTCAGAAAAAATATTTTAAAAAATCAAAATTTGGCGAGCAGATCAAACAGCATATAGGAGATGCGACCAGCATTATTCCTCAATTAGAAGGGAAATTCGACCTGGTTTTTATAGATGCTGATAAACCGAATTATCCTAAATATTTTGACCTGATCATCGGAAAAATGAATCCTGGAGGTTTGATTTTATCCGATAACGTATTATGGTCGGGGAAAGTGGTAGAAAAAGTGGAGGCTGAAGATGAATCTACGCAGGCAATTCTTAAATATAACAAGCTGCTTGCTGACGACACAAGACTGGAAACGGTAATTTTTCCTATTCGTGACGGCCTTAGCCTTTCCCGTTTTAAAGGTTAA
- a CDS encoding phosphatase PAP2 family protein — MWEQVKQWDRELFVFLNNLGIEKYDAFWIYVTNPRHWIPLYFFFFLLFFLAFHWRKALFSLLFLLATVFSVWGFTNIVKGFFIRLRPNNTPDLVDLIRVLQEPTGYSFFSGHSSTSFAATTFVVLVLREKSKWIYLAYIWPIIFIMSRIYVGVHYPSDVIVGMLVGIIFAFIFFWLYNKAGRRIY; from the coding sequence ATGTGGGAACAGGTTAAACAATGGGACAGGGAGTTATTCGTTTTTCTTAATAATCTCGGCATTGAAAAATATGATGCCTTTTGGATTTACGTAACGAACCCGCGCCATTGGATCCCGCTCTACTTTTTCTTTTTTCTTTTGTTCTTCTTGGCTTTCCACTGGAGAAAAGCTCTTTTTTCACTCCTTTTCCTTCTCGCTACTGTGTTTAGCGTTTGGGGATTCACCAATATTGTAAAAGGTTTTTTTATACGGCTTAGACCTAATAATACGCCCGATCTTGTGGATTTGATCAGGGTTCTGCAGGAACCCACGGGCTATAGTTTCTTTTCAGGGCATTCATCCACTTCTTTTGCTGCCACCACCTTCGTGGTTCTCGTACTGCGTGAAAAATCGAAGTGGATCTACCTTGCTTACATCTGGCCGATCATTTTTATCATGAGTCGCATTTATGTGGGAGTACATTATCCCAGTGATGTTATTGTAGGTATGCTGGTAGGGATTATTTTTGCCTTTATTTTCTTCTGGCTGTATAACAAGGCCGGCAGGCGAATATATTAA
- a CDS encoding Sec-independent protein translocase subunit TatA/TatB produces the protein MQVLPLFISGAEIGFIMFILVMVFGADKIPEIARGLGQGMKAIRNASNDIKSEIQKSAEKQGIDTDFTKDIKGEIDKVKEDIEEISGSIKRHR, from the coding sequence ATGCAAGTGTTACCTTTATTTATAAGTGGAGCCGAGATCGGATTTATCATGTTCATACTGGTGATGGTATTTGGAGCAGATAAGATCCCGGAAATAGCACGTGGCCTCGGGCAGGGCATGAAAGCTATTAGAAATGCTTCTAATGATATTAAAAGCGAAATCCAGAAAAGTGCAGAAAAGCAGGGAATTGATACTGATTTCACAAAAGATATCAAAGGGGAGATCGATAAAGTTAAAGAAGATATAGAGGAAATCTCTGGCTCGATCAAACGCCATCGATGA